The Danio rerio strain Tuebingen ecotype United States chromosome 10, GRCz12tu, whole genome shotgun sequence genome contains a region encoding:
- the npffr1l3 gene encoding neuropeptide FF receptor 1 like 3 isoform X1: MYLVSSQNCFALMEGSETVGLWADISICVFSNIHCTNQTNVTNSSTMAGIILSPYYQHSLPTAALFTLAYLFIFLLCLMGNALVCVIVLRNRHMRTVTNIFILNLAVSDLLVGIFCIPTTLVDNLITGWPFSNTVCKLSGLVQGMSVSASVFTLVAIAVDRFRCIVYPFKPKLTLFIAKVSIGTIWLLALTIMFPSVLMLTVEQERAHFMIYNDDYNNTYPLYSCYETWPDPEMRKIYTTVLFIHIYVIPLALIMLMYGRIGAKLYSAAVSEHANAQGKRKIRVVKMLIMVALLFMLSWLPLWTLMMLTDYGHPDNDSLEILTSYIFPLSHWLAFSNSSVNPIIYGYFNENFKRGFQAVFQRQACFRRRRKMRFRVKRPRQGCSPLNTGVLGSKTNRIFTESDLTGCVRLELEHRRASTIENKAEGGNSGSSGRREIHFEEIEKVSSVGGKIYNAWEH, translated from the exons ATGTATTTGGTGTCCTCCCAGAATTGCTTCGCATTAATGGAGGGCTCTGAGACGGTGGGATTATGGGCAGATATCTCCATCTGCGTCTTCTCAAACATCCACTGCACCAACCAGACCAACGTGACCAACTCCAGCACAATGGCAGGCATCATCCTGTCTCCGTATTACCAGCACTCACTGCCGACGGCTGCGCTGTTCACGCTGGCCTATCTGTTCATCTTCCTGCTGTGCCTGATGGGGAACGCTCTGGTGTGTGTGATAGTCCTGAGGAACCGGCACATGAGGACCGTGACTAACATCTTCATCCTCAATCTGGCCGTCAGTGACCTGCTGGTTGGCATCTTTTGCATTCCCACAACATTAGTGGACAACCTCATAACAG GTTGGCCTTTCAGCAATACTGTATGCAAGCTGAGTGGTCTGGTGCAGGGAATGTCCGTCTCCGCATCCGTTTTCACATTAGTCGCCATTGCTGTGGACAG GTTTCGCTGCATCGTTTACCCATTCAAGCCCAAACTTACACTCTTCATCGCCAAAGTCTCAATAGGCACGATCTGGCTGCTCGCCCTCACCATAATGTTTCCGTCAGTCCTAATGCTCACCGTCGAGCAAGAGCGAGCACACTTCATGATATACAACGATGACTACAACAACACATACCCACTATACTCCTGCTACGAGACCTGGCCGGACCCAGAAATGAGGAAAATCTACACCACGGTGCTGTTCATACACATATACGTGATCCCCCTAGCGCTCATCATGCTAATGTACGGACGCATCGGCGCTAAGCTGTACTCCGCAGCCGTCAGCGAGCATGCTAATGCACAGGGAAAGAGGAAAATCCGTGTGGTGAAGATGCTAATAATGGTGGCGCTGCTTTTCATGCTGTCCTGGCTGCCGCTCTGGACGCTCATGATGCTAACTGATTACGGCCATCCAGACAACGACAGTCTGGAGATCTTAACCAGCTACATATTCCCTCTCTCCCATTGGCTGGCGTTCTCCAACTCCAGCGTCAATCCCATCATCTACGGCTACTTCAATGAGAACTTTAAGCGGGGTTTTCAGGCGGTGTTTCAGCGGCAGGCTTGCTTTCGGCGCCGACGGAAAATGCGCTTCAGAGTCAAACGCCCCCGTCAGGGCTGCAGCCCACTGAACACTGGCGTTCTGGGCAGCAAGACGAACCGCATCTTCACGGAGAGCGATCTGACAGGGTGTGTTCGGCTGGAGCTGGAGCACCGGAGGGCGTCAACTATCGAAAATAAGGCCGAAGGGGGAAACTCTGGCTCATCTGGGAGAAGAGAAATTCACTTTGAGGAGATTGAAAAGGTGTCATCGGTGGGGGGGAAAATATACAACGCATGGGAGCATTGA
- the npffr1l3 gene encoding neuropeptide FF receptor 1 like 3, which produces MEGSETVGLWADISICVFSNIHCTNQTNVTNSSTMAGIILSPYYQHSLPTAALFTLAYLFIFLLCLMGNALVCVIVLRNRHMRTVTNIFILNLAVSDLLVGIFCIPTTLVDNLITGWPFSNTVCKLSGLVQGMSVSASVFTLVAIAVDRFRCIVYPFKPKLTLFIAKVSIGTIWLLALTIMFPSVLMLTVEQERAHFMIYNDDYNNTYPLYSCYETWPDPEMRKIYTTVLFIHIYVIPLALIMLMYGRIGAKLYSAAVSEHANAQGKRKIRVVKMLIMVALLFMLSWLPLWTLMMLTDYGHPDNDSLEILTSYIFPLSHWLAFSNSSVNPIIYGYFNENFKRGFQAVFQRQACFRRRRKMRFRVKRPRQGCSPLNTGVLGSKTNRIFTESDLTGCVRLELEHRRASTIENKAEGGNSGSSGRREIHFEEIEKVSSVGGKIYNAWEH; this is translated from the exons ATGGAGGGCTCTGAGACGGTGGGATTATGGGCAGATATCTCCATCTGCGTCTTCTCAAACATCCACTGCACCAACCAGACCAACGTGACCAACTCCAGCACAATGGCAGGCATCATCCTGTCTCCGTATTACCAGCACTCACTGCCGACGGCTGCGCTGTTCACGCTGGCCTATCTGTTCATCTTCCTGCTGTGCCTGATGGGGAACGCTCTGGTGTGTGTGATAGTCCTGAGGAACCGGCACATGAGGACCGTGACTAACATCTTCATCCTCAATCTGGCCGTCAGTGACCTGCTGGTTGGCATCTTTTGCATTCCCACAACATTAGTGGACAACCTCATAACAG GTTGGCCTTTCAGCAATACTGTATGCAAGCTGAGTGGTCTGGTGCAGGGAATGTCCGTCTCCGCATCCGTTTTCACATTAGTCGCCATTGCTGTGGACAG GTTTCGCTGCATCGTTTACCCATTCAAGCCCAAACTTACACTCTTCATCGCCAAAGTCTCAATAGGCACGATCTGGCTGCTCGCCCTCACCATAATGTTTCCGTCAGTCCTAATGCTCACCGTCGAGCAAGAGCGAGCACACTTCATGATATACAACGATGACTACAACAACACATACCCACTATACTCCTGCTACGAGACCTGGCCGGACCCAGAAATGAGGAAAATCTACACCACGGTGCTGTTCATACACATATACGTGATCCCCCTAGCGCTCATCATGCTAATGTACGGACGCATCGGCGCTAAGCTGTACTCCGCAGCCGTCAGCGAGCATGCTAATGCACAGGGAAAGAGGAAAATCCGTGTGGTGAAGATGCTAATAATGGTGGCGCTGCTTTTCATGCTGTCCTGGCTGCCGCTCTGGACGCTCATGATGCTAACTGATTACGGCCATCCAGACAACGACAGTCTGGAGATCTTAACCAGCTACATATTCCCTCTCTCCCATTGGCTGGCGTTCTCCAACTCCAGCGTCAATCCCATCATCTACGGCTACTTCAATGAGAACTTTAAGCGGGGTTTTCAGGCGGTGTTTCAGCGGCAGGCTTGCTTTCGGCGCCGACGGAAAATGCGCTTCAGAGTCAAACGCCCCCGTCAGGGCTGCAGCCCACTGAACACTGGCGTTCTGGGCAGCAAGACGAACCGCATCTTCACGGAGAGCGATCTGACAGGGTGTGTTCGGCTGGAGCTGGAGCACCGGAGGGCGTCAACTATCGAAAATAAGGCCGAAGGGGGAAACTCTGGCTCATCTGGGAGAAGAGAAATTCACTTTGAGGAGATTGAAAAGGTGTCATCGGTGGGGGGGAAAATATACAACGCATGGGAGCATTGA